A segment of the Candidatus Sumerlaea chitinivorans genome:
GCGTGCGAGTGGCAATCGTGTGAGAAGTTTCGTTGTGAAGGATAGGGAAAGATGATTCAGGAATATACGGTTCTCGAAGTAGCGGACAACACCGGTGCGAAGAAGATTCGTTGCTTCAAGGTGCTGGGTGGAACCCGGCGGCGTTATGCACGAATCGGGGATGTAATCGTGGCAAGTGTCCGAGAGGCATCCCCTGATGCGACGGTGAAGAAGGGTTCTGTTGTCCGCGCAGTGGTTGTTCGCACGACGAAGGAATTGGCTCGTGAAGATGGGTCGTATGTGAAATTCGACAGCAATGCAGCAGTGATCATTAACAAGCAAAACGAGCCCATTGGAACACGCATTTTCGGGGCAGTTGGTCGCGAACTTCGTAAGAAAAACTTCATGAAGATCATCTCGCTTGCCCCCGAAGTGATTTGAGGAAGAGAGAACCATGGCACTGAGAATCAAAAAGAACGATCAGGTGGTAGTAATCGCCGGGAAAAACGCAGGGGTGGTTTCGCGTGTTCTCTACGTGATCCCTAAAAAGAACCGCGTAGTCGTCGAGCACGTGAACATGATTAAGCGCCACATGCGCCCACGCGCGCAAGGGCAACCTCACGGTATCGTGGAGCGCGAGGCACCCATTCACATTTCGAATGTGATGCTCTACTGCGAGAAGTGCAAAAAGGGTGTCCGCTTCGGCGTGGTCGAAGGGCCCGAGGGCAAGCAGCGCGTTTGCAAAAAGTGTGGCGCGACTCTGTAGAAGCAAAAACGCTCAGCAAGTTTCCAGTGAC
Coding sequences within it:
- a CDS encoding LSU ribosomal protein L14p (L23e), with the translated sequence MIQEYTVLEVADNTGAKKIRCFKVLGGTRRRYARIGDVIVASVREASPDATVKKGSVVRAVVVRTTKELAREDGSYVKFDSNAAVIINKQNEPIGTRIFGAVGRELRKKNFMKIISLAPEVI
- a CDS encoding LSU ribosomal protein L24p (L26e) — its product is MALRIKKNDQVVVIAGKNAGVVSRVLYVIPKKNRVVVEHVNMIKRHMRPRAQGQPHGIVEREAPIHISNVMLYCEKCKKGVRFGVVEGPEGKQRVCKKCGATL